GAATACTTAAAAGTCAAACAAAATCTATTGAACTTTCATCATTTGTTGACTACTCTGATGAACTTCTAAAATTGATGGATAAAATTTCTAAAGTTGTCTTAAGTCAAAACTCAAAGTTAAAAGAAACTTTACCTTCAAAAATTGAAAAAGATAAGTTAAATTTAGACAATTTAAAAATACTTACAACCAATGGAAAAAATGATAGTGATTTTCAATTGTTAGATGGTTATAATCTTGATTTTGATATTGTAAAAAATGAAGATAGAAATGATGTTGAAGGAAGTTTAAATCTTAAAATAACTCTTAGCAAAGATGGAAAACAATCTAAGTCCAAAACTCTTGTTTTATCAGGACTTTTATCTGAGATAGATTTATTAAAAAATAATAGTTTTAAAGTTGAAATTCCAAATAAACAAAACATACTAGCAAGTGATTTAATTTCAAACAAAACTAATGTTGAAAATGTCATTAAAAAAGATCTTCAAATCAAGGATTTAGAAAATTTTGATTTTGCAAATTATCAAAGAATTTTTAAAGCCGTTTTTGTCAATGACAAAGAAGGAAAATTAACTCTAAAGATGAATTTAATTTCAAAAGAAAAAAACAAGAAAAAAGATTTTACTTTTCAAATTAGTGGATTCAAAACTTCTCAAGTTTTACCAATGAATTTATTAAACTTAAAGAATGTTAAAATGCTTACTGTTGATGAAATTTTTAGATCATTAAATCAACTTAAAAATCTTCCAGAAAACACTAAAGATCAAAATTCAAAACAAACATTAAAAAATCTTTTTGATGTTGTTTTAGATTCAAATTATGAATTTAATTTTGTAGATTTTAAAGCAAAGGAAAATGCAAAAGATGTTGGGCTTTTAACTTACTTTTTAAAAGACAAAAAAACTAATATAGTAAGTACAAACATTGAAGTTGGAGTAAGTGTTTTTGAATCAATTTCTAAAGCAATTGAAGATCATCTTTCTAAAATAGTTGAGGCTTTAGTTGTTTCTAATTCTAGCTTAACTAATAAATTGGCTACTGAATTTAAAGTAGGGCAAAAACTAGAAAATTCAATGATTCAACTTTATGATAAAAACAAAAATTTAATTAAACCAACAGAAGGTTTTGAACTTTCATATGTTATTGCAAATAATCCTAATTATGATTTAAAAAATGGTACAGTTGAAATTGAAGTTCAATATAAGAAAAATAACACTGTTCAAAAAGTTACAAAAAAACTTAGTGGCTTTAAAAAACTAGAACAAAGTGATTTTGATGTTGTTGCAAAAAGAGATATTTTAAATCAACATCCAAGAGTTTTAAAAGATGACAAAACTAACTTTAACTTTATTAAAAATACTCTTTCAACAAAGACTTTTGATCTTAAATTTAAAAATAACCAACAAAGTAATGAAATTCTAAATAACTATGATTTAACTATTGAAAATGTTAAATACAAAAACATCTCAGGTCAAGTAAATTTTGATATTAAATTCACCAAAAAAAATGGCTCAAAAAATGATGAAATTATCTTTAATAAAACCCTTACTGGACTAAAAGCTGATTTAATTTTTAAAGATTTTCACCAATACTATGAAGGTGATGAAACAAATCATAGAATTATTTCAGTAACAGCTAAATTACCTCGAAATCAATTTATTCAAAAAATTGTTGAAGCAAGAGAAAACAATGACATAGATGCTCTTGTAGATTATTGATTAAAATTGATTGCACCCGATGTTCCAGGTCACATTAAATCTAAGAAATTAACTTTCTTAATAAGAACTAGTAATCTTGGCTCAACTAACTCAAACAAAGGAGCTCATAGAGTTGATTATTTAGATCAAAGTGCTGAGCAATTTACAATTTTTAGAGATTTAGATGTCTCTGGTTTTAACAAAAGTGAAGTAATTAAAAATCATCTAAAAACTTATCTTTCTCAATATGTTTTTGCAATTAGAAAAAACAATTCAAAAACTCCAGAAGAATTTAAAAATGAATACAACGCAGCAAGGGATTCTAACTCAAGAATTAGAGTTATTCAAAGTTACTATAATTTATACATCCCACAAGGATATGAAATTACCATAGATAATAACAATTCCTTAAAAGCGCTTCAATATAAATTTGATAATAGGCTTTCAAAAGAAGATAAATTTAGTGACTATGAATTAACATATAATTTGAAAAAAGGTAATCAAACAATTCAAAGAAAAACAATTTTAAGTTATGGTCAAAAAGTGTTTTTACCTATTGCAAATAAAAATGGTTTAAACTTTGCTTTTATTAAAAAAGATTATCTAGGTAGATATTCAGATGATATGTGAAGATGACATTTAAAAAGCTCTCTAAAACAAATTAAATATAGATGAGGAAATAAAGAAGTCTTCTTCTATGATGTTAAACCAAGTGATTTTTGAATTTGAGACAAAGGTAGTTGAAGAGTTCATCTAACAGTAAGAACAGGTCCTCGCTATGGACAAATTAGACGTATTTGAGTTAACTTTAGATTAGTTGATGGAAAAATCCAAATTTGAGGAGATCACCCAATTGATGGAATGCTTTTAGCAGAATAACTCTTCAAAAAACAAAAAACCAGCCAATTTTACTAGCTGGTTTTTTGTTTTAAGCTTGATTCTCTAAAAAGTAAATCTTTGACAATTTAAACTTTGTCTAATTGCATTGCTTTTTTTCTTTTTGTCTTTTTGTTTTACAAAATCAAAAAAGCTAACTTGTTTAAAAAAGTAGTATTTTTAAAACTTTTAAAATATTAATAAATATTTTTAGATTGAAAAGGTTTTGTAATAGTTTTTTTGACAAAAAATGCCTCAACCTAAAAAAAGGTTAATTTTAGTATAATTTAAATGCATTGGAAAGTATTATGAAAACTAAAAAAACTCTATTAATAACTCTAGGGATCACTTCTGTAATACTTGTAGGAACAAGTATAGCAGCAATGACCACAAAAATATTAAGTGATAAGACAAATTTTTCTTTATCTCAAGATTTAAAAGGCGAAATTAATGATGTTGAATCTTTAAAAATTAATCAAAAAGCTTTTGAGTTAAAAAAAATTTTTCCTTCTCAACTAAAAGATACTAGCCTTTTAACTTCAGAAAATATTAATTTAAAATTTAAAAATAACCCCAACGTTGCTCTTGATCCAAAGATAAAAGTTTCATATGAATTAATAACTGATGAAAATAAACAAAAACAAAATCATGCAAATGATGACGAAGGATCTTTGCTTGTTCGTTTGATCTTTTCTCTTGGAAGAGCAAAAGCTAGCAAAGATGTAAAATTATTTGGATTTAAAACTCTAGTTGAAAACACTTAAAAAAGTGTTTTAAATTTTAAAGTTTTAGACCAACACGAAATTTTCTAAATCAATTATTAGACAAAAATAGCTCTCTTAAATCTGATCTTTTTACCATTAAAAATCAAGGTAAATTTTAAACCTTGATAAATATAGAGTGTTTTTAAATGATGTTTAATTAGAGCTAAAATTAGAGTTAATACTAAAACAAAATATCAAAAAATTATTTTGATTTTCTTTTAGATGATTTTAAAAAATAATCAACTAAATCCAATCTTTGTCAAACAAAACTATTTAAATAGATATGATAATGGTAATTTAAAATAAGAACTTCCTAACTTTTATTAA
The sequence above is a segment of the Mycoplasmopsis pulmonis genome. Coding sequences within it:
- a CDS encoding lipoprotein 17-related variable surface protein translates to MKMKKILLISVASISSAFVITSVGAISAKVVRDKNVLGLVEELQEELKAVEFLAIKDNAKELKELFASQINDASLLTTENIDLVFKDRLNKSLDPKIKISYELIPNEDEQKAKSANDDEGSLLVRIKLQVDSSITTQDIKLNGFKTLIQSIKTNDLNLKVLNKDKVLASELFEPKQNSITKQLELVDKNTNLDLDNYNLTYESLFLNDLEGRAKIRVNATLKTNENIKNHFDFVLENFKKFALDESLLNADFTLTKQNQTIQELQNAIAQAFSNPNDSNANSLEKLSNHLDIKVPEGFEFEFVSLEPKNNDFTIANLSYKLVVKNLHNADEQNPNSKNGILKSQTKSIELSSFVDYSDELLKLMDKISKVVLSQNSKLKETLPSKIEKDKLNLDNLKILTTNGKNDSDFQLLDGYNLDFDIVKNEDRNDVEGSLNLKITLSKDGKQSKSKTLVLSGLLSEIDLLKNNSFKVEIPNKQNILASDLISNKTNVENVIKKDLQIKDLENFDFANYQRIFKAVFVNDKEGKLTLKMNLISKEKNKKKDFTFQISGFKTSQVLPMNLLNLKNVKMLTVDEIFRSLNQLKNLPENTKDQNSKQTLKNLFDVVLDSNYEFNFVDFKAKENAKDVGLLTYFLKDKKTNIVSTNIEVGVSVFESISKAIEDHLSKIVEALVVSNSSLTNKLATEFKVGQKLENSMIQLYDKNKNLIKPTEGFELSYVIANNPNYDLKNGTVEIEVQYKKNNTVQKVTKKLSGFKKLEQSDFDVVAKRDILNQHPRVLKDDKTNFNFIKNTLSTKTFDLKFKNNQQSNEILNNYDLTIENVKYKNISGQVNFDIKFTKKNGSKNDEIIFNKTLTGLKADLIFKDFHQYYEGDETNHRIISVTAKLPRNQFIQKIVEARENNDIDALVDYWLKLIAPDVPGHIKSKKLTFLIRTSNLGSTNSNKGAHRVDYLDQSAEQFTIFRDLDVSGFNKSEVIKNHLKTYLSQYVFAIRKNNSKTPEEFKNEYNAARDSNSRIRVIQSYYNLYIPQGYEITIDNNNSLKALQYKFDNRLSKEDKFSDYELTYNLKKGNQTIQRKTILSYGQKVFLPIANKNGLNFAFIKKDYLGRYSDDMWRWHLKSSLKQIKYRWGNKEVFFYDVKPSDFWIWDKGSWRVHLTVRTGPRYGQIRRIWVNFRLVDGKIQIWGDHPIDGMLLAE
- a CDS encoding lipoprotein 17-related variable surface protein, whose product is MKTKKTLLITLGITSVILVGTSIAAMTTKILSDKTNFSLSQDLKGEINDVESLKINQKAFELKKIFPSQLKDTSLLTSENINLKFKNNPNVALDPKIKVSYELITDENKQKQNHANDDEGSLLVRLIFSLGRAKASKDVKLFGFKTLVENT